TTCAGAGCGTCATCTCCGAACTGTTGGCGTCGCATGACGTCTCTGCGCAGCAAATCGCTGCCATCGGCATCACCAATCAGCGTGAAACGGCCGTCGTGTGGGATCGACATACGGGGCTGCCGGTGTACAACGCGATTGTGTGGCAGTCTCGGCAAACTTCGAAGATTTGCGAGGACTTAAAACAGCAGGGATATGAGCCGCTGTTTCGAGACAAGACGGGTTTGTTGATTGACGCGTATTTCTCGGGTACCAAGGTGAAATGGATTTTAGACCATGTGGAGGGTGCACGCGCACGGGCTGCGAACGGCGACTTGTTGTTTGGCACGATTGATTCGTGGCTTATCTGGAAGTTGTCGGGTGGAAAGCGGCATGTCACGGATTACACGAATGCTTCCCGAACATTGATGTATAACATATTCGACCTTTCGTGGGACGACGAGTTGCTGGAGATATTAACGGTGCCCCCTGCTATGTTGCCTGAAGTGTGCTCCTCGTCGGAAATCTATGCACACACCGAGCCGTCCTTGTTTTATGGCGAGGCGATACCCATTTCGGGTATTGCGGGGGACCAGCAGGCGGCATTGTTTGGGCAGGCATGTTTTCAACCCGGGATGGCCAAAAACACCTACGGAACGGGCTGTTTCATGTTGATGAACACGGGCGAAAAGGCTGTCAAATCGGCGAACGGTTTGCTGACGACGATTGCCTGGGGGATAGACGGTCGCGTGGAGTATGCGCTCGAAGGGAGCATTTTTGTAGCGGGATCGGCGATTCAGTGGTTGCGCGACGGATTGCGCATGGTGCGTACAGCGCCTGAGAGTGAGTCGTATGCGACGAAGGTGGATTCAACGGAGGGCGTGTATTTGGTACCGGCGTTTGTCGGCTTGGGGACACCGTATTGGGACAGCGACGCCAGGGGTGCCATCTTTGGTTTGACGCGCGCGACGAAAAAAGAACATTTTATCCGCGCCGCGCTGGAGTCCTTGGCGTATCAGACGAAGGACGTCATCCACGCCATGGAGGAGGATTCGGCGATTTCGCTGCAAAAGTTGCGCGTGGACGGCGGTGCGGCGGCGAATGACTTTTTGATGCAATTCCAAAGTGACCT
Above is a genomic segment from Alicyclobacillus acidoterrestris containing:
- the glpK gene encoding glycerol kinase GlpK, with protein sequence MSEQYVMAIDQGTTSSRAILFDKSGRIVAMSQKEFTQIFPQNGWVEHDAMEIWGSVQSVISELLASHDVSAQQIAAIGITNQRETAVVWDRHTGLPVYNAIVWQSRQTSKICEDLKQQGYEPLFRDKTGLLIDAYFSGTKVKWILDHVEGARARAANGDLLFGTIDSWLIWKLSGGKRHVTDYTNASRTLMYNIFDLSWDDELLEILTVPPAMLPEVCSSSEIYAHTEPSLFYGEAIPISGIAGDQQAALFGQACFQPGMAKNTYGTGCFMLMNTGEKAVKSANGLLTTIAWGIDGRVEYALEGSIFVAGSAIQWLRDGLRMVRTAPESESYATKVDSTEGVYLVPAFVGLGTPYWDSDARGAIFGLTRATKKEHFIRAALESLAYQTKDVIHAMEEDSAISLQKLRVDGGAAANDFLMQFQSDLLGVPVERPAVLETTALGAAYLAGLAVGFWKDKGEIERNAAVSQTFEAKMDDSTRASLYNGWVKAVNATRSFK